A region of Toxorhynchites rutilus septentrionalis strain SRP chromosome 1, ASM2978413v1, whole genome shotgun sequence DNA encodes the following proteins:
- the LOC129761482 gene encoding piggyBac transposable element-derived protein 2-like, translated as MFRKGRGVFELRENEIHQILMGDNSDEEDDLVLDEEDQRLLTQDDDQGVFDVEIEGTTTLQRQESPEPSTSRQEIVTEAYSNLQPVFNWNPRTYHPNVFPDVEYEFGKVKICQEVEADTLTPFDIFRLVTNFDILVERIVSESVQYAHQNGREFTIKIDEMKAFLGVNLVMGYHILPSLRDYWSTEPDMAVPFISNVMPRTRFEEIRRNLHFCNNDDVRDINSPNYDRA; from the coding sequence ATGTTTCGTAAGGGACGTGGAGTTTTTGAGCTTCGAGAAaatgaaattcatcaaattttgatgGGTGACAATAGCGATGAGGAAGATGACTTAGTGCTTGATGAAGAAGACCAAAGACTTCTAACACAGGATGATGACCAAGGGGTATTTGATGTCGAGATTGAAGGAACGACGACTCTTCAACGGCAAGAATCACCTGAACCTTCAACATCTCGACAGGAAATCGTCACTGAAGCATATTCCAACCTTCAACCGGTTTTCAATTGGAATCCGAGAACATACCACCCAAATGTTTTTCCTGACGTGGAATATGAATTCGGAAAGGTGAAAATCTGTCAAGAAGTTGAAGCCGATACATTGACTCCTTTTGACATTTTCCGTTTAGTAACTAATTTCGACATTTTAGTTGAACGTATAGTATCCGAGTCAGTACAATATGCTCACCAAAATGGACGGGAGTTCACTATCAAAATCGATGAAATGAAAGCATTTCTTGGTGTGAATCTGGTTATGGGCTATCATATCTTGCCATCATTGAGAGATTACTGGTCTACAGAACCAGACATGGCGGTACCATTCATTTCAAATGTTATGCCAAGAACGCGATTCGAAGAAATACGCAGAAATCTACATTTCTGTAACAATGACGATGTAAGAGACATAAACAGCCCTAACTATGATCGAGCATAA